A part of Deinococcus budaensis genomic DNA contains:
- the rpsE gene encoding 30S ribosomal protein S5 produces the protein MTFNRRNDRERETSEFEEKMLFVNRTSKTYQGGRRFRFAALVILGDRNGRVGMGIGKAKEVPVAIEKAKAIARKNMISVPVENGTIPHDIVGENSTSRVLLKPAGPGTGVIAGTVPRSIAELAGITNLLSKELGSRNKVNVAYAVFDGLKNLRTAKQVRAMRGTDVQTQQPRVAAAGAVSATTEAGAAQAGGAL, from the coding sequence TTGACTTTTAACCGTCGCAATGACCGCGAGCGCGAGACCAGCGAATTCGAAGAGAAGATGCTGTTTGTCAACCGCACGTCCAAGACCTACCAGGGTGGTCGCCGTTTCCGCTTTGCCGCGCTCGTGATTCTGGGTGACCGCAATGGCCGCGTCGGCATGGGCATCGGCAAGGCCAAGGAAGTGCCGGTCGCCATCGAGAAGGCCAAGGCCATCGCGCGCAAGAACATGATCTCGGTGCCGGTCGAGAACGGCACCATCCCCCACGACATCGTCGGGGAGAACAGCACCAGCCGCGTGCTGCTCAAGCCCGCAGGTCCCGGTACCGGCGTGATCGCGGGCACTGTGCCGCGCTCGATCGCGGAACTGGCGGGGATCACCAACCTGCTCTCCAAGGAACTCGGCAGCCGCAACAAGGTCAACGTGGCCTACGCGGTGTTCGACGGCCTGAAAAACCTGCGCACCGCCAAGCAGGTCCGGGCCATGCGCGGCACCGACGTGCAGACCCAGCAGCCCCGTGTGGCGGCGGCGGGTGCCGTCTCCGCGACCACCGAGGCCGGTGCGGCCCAGGCGGGAGGTGCCCTGTGA
- the rplR gene encoding 50S ribosomal protein L18, giving the protein MANQTAVRRKLRARRKVRVAAGERPRLSVFRSSKHIYAQIIDDASGTTLAAASSGAVKTGTKTDTAAAVGRALAEAAAAKGVKQVVFDRGQYRYHGRVKALADAAREGGLDF; this is encoded by the coding sequence ATGGCGAACCAGACTGCCGTCCGCCGCAAGCTGCGCGCCCGCCGCAAGGTGCGCGTCGCCGCCGGAGAGCGCCCGCGCCTCAGCGTGTTCCGCTCCAGCAAGCACATCTACGCCCAGATCATTGACGACGCTTCCGGCACCACGCTGGCCGCCGCGAGCAGCGGCGCCGTCAAGACGGGCACCAAGACCGACACGGCCGCCGCCGTGGGCCGGGCGCTCGCCGAGGCCGCTGCCGCCAAGGGCGTCAAGCAGGTCGTCTTCGACCGTGGTCAGTACCGCTACCACGGCCGCGTAAAAGCGCTCGCAGATGCGGCGCGGGAGGGTGGCCTTGACTTTTAA
- the rplF gene encoding 50S ribosomal protein L6: MSRIGKQPIPVPSGVTVSAEGGVFTAKGPRGELTVPYNPALNITNENGTLLVTRPSDRQEHRALHGLTRSLVANAVKGVSDGFTINLELRGVGYRAKLSGKSLEMTIGYSHPVIIEPPAGVTFAVPEPTKIDVSGIDKQLVGQVAANVRKVRKPDAYHGKGVRFLGEQIALKAGKAGATGGKGKK, from the coding sequence ATGTCCCGTATCGGTAAACAACCCATCCCCGTCCCCAGCGGCGTCACCGTGAGTGCCGAGGGCGGCGTGTTCACGGCCAAGGGACCCCGCGGCGAACTGACCGTGCCCTACAACCCGGCCCTGAACATCACCAACGAGAACGGCACGCTCCTGGTGACCCGTCCCAGCGACCGCCAGGAGCACCGCGCGCTGCACGGCCTGACCCGCTCGCTGGTCGCCAATGCCGTCAAGGGTGTCAGCGACGGCTTCACCATCAACCTCGAACTGCGCGGCGTCGGCTACCGCGCCAAGCTGAGCGGCAAGAGCCTGGAAATGACCATCGGTTACAGCCATCCGGTCATCATCGAGCCGCCCGCAGGCGTGACGTTCGCCGTGCCGGAACCCACCAAGATAGATGTCAGCGGCATCGACAAGCAGCTCGTCGGCCAGGTGGCCGCGAATGTTCGCAAGGTCCGCAAGCCCGACGCCTACCACGGCAAAGGCGTGCGCTTCCTGGGCGAGCAGATCGCCCTCAAGGCCGGTAAGGCCGGTGCCACCGGCGGGAAAGGGAAGAAGTAA
- the rpsH gene encoding 30S ribosomal protein S8, with protein MLSDPIADMLTRIRNATRTYKESVDIPASKFKEELARLLVQEGYVASVERTRPEGQKFDVLRVTLKYGQKREQVIKHIERISRPGRRAYVSAENLPRIQRGLGLAVVSTSKGLLPDREARKQGVGGEVVCVLW; from the coding sequence ATGCTGAGTGATCCCATCGCCGATATGCTCACGCGCATTCGCAACGCGACGCGCACCTACAAAGAGAGCGTCGACATCCCGGCTTCCAAGTTCAAGGAAGAACTCGCGCGGCTGCTGGTGCAAGAAGGCTACGTCGCCTCGGTCGAGCGTACCCGCCCCGAAGGGCAGAAGTTCGACGTGCTGCGCGTGACCCTCAAGTACGGGCAAAAGCGTGAGCAGGTCATCAAGCACATCGAGCGCATCAGCCGCCCCGGCCGCCGCGCTTACGTGAGTGCCGAGAACCTGCCCCGTATCCAGCGCGGCCTGGGCCTGGCGGTCGTCTCGACCTCCAAGGGCCTGCTGCCTGACCGGGAAGCCCGCAAGCAGGGCGTCGGCGGCGAAGTCGTCTGCGTGCTCTGGTAA
- a CDS encoding type Z 30S ribosomal protein S14 — protein MANTSKVVKAERGMKFAVQNYNRCSRCGRARGYYRFFGMCRICLRELAHRGELPGVKKASW, from the coding sequence ATGGCGAATACCTCGAAAGTTGTCAAGGCGGAGCGCGGCATGAAGTTCGCCGTGCAGAACTACAACCGCTGCTCGCGCTGCGGCCGTGCGCGCGGCTACTACCGTTTCTTCGGCATGTGCCGCATCTGCCTGCGCGAGCTGGCCCACCGTGGCGAGCTGCCCGGCGTCAAAAAAGCCAGCTGGTAG
- the rplE gene encoding 50S ribosomal protein L5 — protein MQTLKTKYNEQVRPALMQQFGYSSVMAVPRIEKIVINEGLGSAKEDSKAIDKAARELALITLQKPIVTKAKKSISNFKLRQGMPVGIKVTLRNERMYVFLEKLINIGLPRIRDFRGINPNAFDGRGNYNLGIKEQLIFPEITYDMVDKVRGMDITIVTTAKTDEEARALLQAMGLPFRK, from the coding sequence ATGCAGACCCTGAAGACGAAGTACAACGAGCAGGTCCGCCCCGCGCTGATGCAGCAGTTCGGCTACTCCTCCGTGATGGCCGTGCCGCGTATCGAGAAGATCGTGATCAACGAGGGGCTGGGGTCCGCCAAGGAAGACAGCAAGGCGATCGACAAGGCCGCCCGCGAACTCGCGCTGATCACCCTGCAAAAGCCCATCGTCACCAAGGCCAAGAAGAGCATCTCCAACTTCAAGCTCCGGCAGGGCATGCCGGTCGGCATCAAGGTCACGCTGCGCAACGAGCGCATGTACGTGTTCCTGGAAAAGCTGATCAACATCGGCCTGCCGCGCATCCGCGACTTCCGCGGCATCAACCCCAACGCCTTTGACGGCCGCGGCAACTACAACCTCGGCATCAAAGAGCAGCTGATCTTTCCGGAGATCACCTATGATATGGTCGACAAGGTGCGCGGCATGGACATCACCATCGTGACCACCGCGAAGACCGACGAGGAAGCCCGCGCGCTGCTCCAGGCGATGGGTCTCCCGTTCCGCAAATAA
- the rplX gene encoding 50S ribosomal protein L24, with protein MPRPSAGSHHNDKLHVKKGDTVVVLRGKHRGATGKVLLALPRDAKVVVEGVNLVTKHVKPSAGNPQGGIEQREGALHASKVAIVDPETGKATRVRKQLVDGKKVRVAVKSGKVID; from the coding sequence ATGCCCCGTCCCAGCGCCGGAAGCCACCACAACGACAAGCTGCACGTCAAGAAGGGCGACACCGTCGTCGTGCTGCGCGGCAAGCACCGGGGCGCGACCGGCAAGGTCCTGCTCGCGCTGCCGCGTGACGCCAAGGTCGTCGTCGAGGGCGTGAACCTGGTCACCAAGCACGTCAAGCCCAGCGCAGGTAACCCGCAGGGCGGCATCGAGCAGCGCGAAGGTGCGCTGCATGCCAGCAAGGTCGCCATCGTCGACCCCGAGACCGGCAAGGCCACCCGCGTGCGTAAACAGCTCGTGGACGGCAAGAAGGTCCGCGTCGCCGTGAAGAGCGGCAAAGTCATCGACTGA
- the rplN gene encoding 50S ribosomal protein L14, producing the protein MIMPQSRLDVADNSGAREIMCIRVLNSGIGGKGLTTGGGGNKRYAHVGDIIVASVKDAAPRGAVKAGDVVKAVVVRTSHAIKRADGSTIRFDKNAAVIINNQGEPRGTRVFGPVARELRDRRFMKIVSLAPEVL; encoded by the coding sequence ATGATCATGCCCCAGTCCCGCCTCGATGTGGCGGACAACAGCGGCGCGCGCGAGATCATGTGCATCCGCGTGCTCAACAGCGGCATCGGCGGCAAGGGCCTGACGACCGGCGGCGGCGGCAACAAGCGCTATGCCCACGTGGGCGACATCATCGTCGCCTCGGTCAAGGACGCGGCCCCGCGCGGCGCGGTCAAGGCCGGTGACGTGGTCAAGGCCGTGGTCGTGCGCACCTCGCACGCGATCAAGCGTGCCGACGGGAGCACCATCCGCTTCGACAAGAACGCCGCCGTCATCATCAACAACCAGGGCGAGCCTCGCGGCACCCGCGTCTTCGGGCCGGTCGCCCGCGAACTGCGCGACCGCCGCTTCATGAAGATCGTCTCCCTGGCCCCGGAGGTGCTGTAA
- the rpsQ gene encoding 30S ribosomal protein S17, translated as MKKTFTGVVVSDKADKTVSVKVERRFMHPLYGKIVTRSKKYAAHDETNEYRIGDRVEILAVRPISKTKTWKVTRLVERPRGIETTAVETEPAGGEA; from the coding sequence ATGAAAAAGACCTTTACCGGCGTCGTGGTGAGCGACAAGGCCGACAAGACGGTGAGCGTCAAGGTCGAGCGCCGCTTCATGCATCCGCTGTACGGCAAGATCGTGACCCGCAGCAAGAAGTACGCGGCCCACGACGAGACCAACGAGTACCGTATCGGTGACCGCGTCGAGATTCTCGCCGTGCGCCCGATCAGCAAGACGAAGACCTGGAAGGTCACCCGCCTGGTCGAGCGCCCCCGCGGCATCGAGACCACGGCGGTCGAGACCGAACCCGCCGGAGGCGAAGCATGA
- the rpmC gene encoding 50S ribosomal protein L29, with the protein MKPSDMRNLGAADFDREIDARKKELMELRFQAAMGQLAQPHRVKQLRREVAQLNTIRGEQGRAARVSQAQAAAGESQ; encoded by the coding sequence ATGAAGCCCAGTGACATGCGCAATCTGGGCGCCGCCGATTTCGACCGCGAGATCGACGCGCGCAAGAAGGAACTGATGGAGCTGCGGTTCCAGGCCGCGATGGGCCAGCTGGCCCAGCCGCACCGCGTCAAGCAGCTGCGGCGGGAAGTCGCGCAGCTCAACACCATCCGTGGTGAGCAGGGCCGCGCTGCACGTGTGAGCCAGGCCCAGGCCGCCGCAGGAGAGAGCCAATGA
- the rplP gene encoding 50S ribosomal protein L16: MLLPKRTKYRKQFRGRMTGDAKGGDYVAFGDYGLIALEPAWIRSNQIEACRIVMSRHFRRGGKIYIRIFPDKPVTKKPAETRMGKGKGAVEYWVSVVKPGRVMFEVSGVTEEQAKEAFRLAGHKLPIQTKMVKREVYDEAQ, translated from the coding sequence ATGCTTCTTCCGAAGCGCACCAAGTACCGCAAGCAGTTCCGTGGCCGCATGACCGGCGACGCCAAGGGCGGCGATTACGTCGCGTTCGGCGACTACGGCCTGATCGCGCTGGAACCCGCCTGGATCCGCTCCAACCAGATCGAGGCCTGCCGCATCGTGATGAGCCGTCACTTCCGCCGCGGCGGCAAGATCTACATCCGCATCTTCCCCGACAAGCCCGTCACCAAGAAGCCCGCCGAAACCCGAATGGGTAAGGGCAAGGGCGCCGTGGAGTACTGGGTCAGCGTCGTGAAGCCGGGCCGCGTGATGTTCGAGGTCTCGGGCGTCACTGAGGAACAGGCCAAGGAAGCCTTCCGCCTGGCGGGCCACAAGCTGCCGATTCAGACCAAGATGGTCAAGCGCGAGGTCTACGATGAAGCCCAGTGA
- the rpsC gene encoding 30S ribosomal protein S3 — MGNKINPNGFRLGITKGWNSRWYAGKKQYAGLLKEDEKIRKLVNKKLAAAGIARIEIERAGQQVNVIISAAKPGIVIGKGGESIKQLRGDIERLVSAGTVAVNVAEIPNPNISAPLVALRIAEQIERRFAFRRAMKQAAQRVMESGARGVRIILSGRLGGAEQARTEKVLEGRVPLHTLRADIDYGTALARTTYGILGIKVMVFNGEVIGGKTETLARPPRRDDRNARPEGGDRPNRRRPTARRRPGGE; from the coding sequence ATGGGCAACAAGATCAACCCGAACGGCTTCCGCCTGGGCATCACCAAGGGCTGGAACAGCCGCTGGTACGCGGGCAAGAAGCAGTACGCGGGCCTTCTCAAGGAAGACGAGAAGATTCGCAAGCTGGTCAACAAGAAGCTCGCGGCGGCCGGTATCGCCCGCATCGAGATTGAGCGCGCGGGCCAGCAGGTCAACGTGATCATCTCGGCGGCCAAGCCCGGCATCGTGATCGGCAAGGGCGGCGAGAGCATCAAGCAGCTGCGCGGCGACATCGAACGCCTCGTCAGCGCGGGCACGGTGGCCGTGAACGTCGCGGAGATCCCCAACCCCAACATCAGCGCCCCCCTGGTGGCTCTGCGGATCGCCGAGCAGATCGAGCGCCGCTTTGCCTTCCGCCGCGCGATGAAGCAGGCCGCGCAGCGCGTGATGGAGTCGGGCGCCCGTGGCGTGCGTATCATCCTCTCGGGTCGCCTCGGCGGCGCCGAGCAGGCCCGCACCGAGAAGGTCCTCGAGGGCCGCGTGCCGCTGCACACCCTGCGCGCCGACATCGACTACGGCACCGCGCTGGCCCGCACGACCTACGGCATCCTGGGCATCAAGGTGATGGTGTTCAACGGCGAGGTTATCGGCGGCAAGACCGAGACGCTGGCCCGCCCGCCGCGCCGCGACGACCGCAACGCCCGCCCCGAAGGCGGCGACCGTCCCAACCGCCGCCGCCCCACCGCGCGGCGCCGTCCCGGAGGTGAGTGA
- the rplV gene encoding 50S ribosomal protein L22: MTAPATEQTFRNKKQRKQQQKLRRPGYAVAKYVRMSPRKVRLVVDVIRGKSVAEAEDLLRFIPKSASEPVAKVLKSAKSNAVNNDEMLEDRLVITAAYVDAGPTLKRLIPRARGSANIIKKRTSHITIIVGERAAKGR, encoded by the coding sequence ATGACCGCTCCCGCCACCGAGCAGACTTTCCGCAACAAGAAGCAGCGCAAGCAGCAGCAGAAGCTGCGCCGTCCCGGCTACGCGGTCGCCAAGTACGTGCGCATGAGCCCGCGCAAGGTGCGCCTGGTCGTCGACGTGATTCGCGGCAAGAGCGTCGCGGAGGCCGAGGACCTGCTGCGCTTCATTCCCAAGAGCGCCTCCGAGCCGGTCGCCAAGGTGCTCAAGAGCGCCAAGAGCAACGCCGTGAACAACGACGAGATGCTCGAAGACCGCCTGGTCATCACGGCGGCCTACGTGGACGCCGGGCCGACCCTCAAGCGTCTGATTCCCCGGGCGCGCGGCAGCGCCAACATCATCAAGAAGCGCACCAGCCACATCACCATCATCGTGGGCGAGCGCGCCGCGAAGGGACGCTAA
- the rpsS gene encoding 30S ribosomal protein S19, which produces MPRSLKKGPFVDDHLLKKVDTQNERKDKRVIKTWSRRSTVVPEMIGHTIAVHNGKQHIPVFVNEQMIGHKLGEFSPTRSYRGHGADKNAKGSKKK; this is translated from the coding sequence ATGCCCCGTAGCCTCAAGAAAGGGCCGTTCGTGGACGACCACCTCCTGAAAAAGGTGGACACCCAGAACGAGCGCAAGGACAAGCGCGTCATCAAGACCTGGAGTCGCCGCTCGACGGTGGTGCCCGAGATGATCGGCCACACCATCGCCGTCCACAACGGCAAGCAGCACATCCCGGTGTTTGTCAACGAGCAGATGATCGGTCACAAGCTCGGCGAGTTCTCCCCGACCCGGTCCTACCGTGGACACGGCGCGGACAAGAACGCCAAGGGGAGCAAGAAGAAATGA